AGTCCCGGCGGACACCGCCGGGAGGATCGCCGTTCCGCGCCTCGACCAGCAGCTCTGCTTCGCGCTCTATTCGGCGAGCGGGCTGATGACCAAGCTCTATCGGCCGCTGCTTGACCCGCTCGGCCTGACCTATCCGCAATATTTGGCGATGCTGGCGCTGTGGCAGCATGCGCCGAGCACGGTCGGCGAACTCGGCGAGGCGCTGGGGCTGGATTCGGCGACATTGACGCCTCTGCTCAAGCGGATGGAAGCGGCTGGTCTCGTCACTCGCCGTCGCGATCCGGCCGACGAGCGCCGCGTGCTGGTCGAACCGACTGCCAAGGGCCAGGCGCTGCGCGCCCGCATCAAGGACGTATCCGCAGGCCTTGCCTGCGCCATGCCGCTGGAAGTCGAGGAGCTGAAGTCGCTGCACCGGACCTTGACCGGATTTGTCGCCAAGCTGCGTGAGGCTACGTCACCATCCTGATCCGTCATCTGACGGGTTCCCGTGTCCAGGAGGGGCCTGGTTTGCCGGCGGCGCAATCACGGAATAAATTCCGACCACGGGACGTTCTAAAACCGCGTTGGTTGAAGGCATTGGAATCCGCTTTCACCGGACGCTGAGCACCGGACCGGCTTGCAAGCCGTCTGCGGACGGCTAAAGTCGCGCCTGGATTTTCATGCGAGCCCGGCTGCAAGCGGGCTTCTCATCCTGGAGCGTGTCATGACCAAATCGAAGCTGCTGCTGGCCGCCCTCGCGGCCTGTTTCCTCGCGCCCGTCGCTGCATGGGCGGCCGATGCGCTGCCCGATCTCGGCGGCAAGAAGGTCGTGGTGGTGACGGAAAACGCCTATCCGCCGCTGCAGTTCATCGACGCCAAGACCGGCAAGCAGATCGGCTGGGAGTATGACGCGATGGACGAAATCGCCAAGCGGCTGAACTTCAAGGTGGAGTACCAGAACACCTCCTGGGACGCGATGATCCAGGCGGTTTCCGACAACCAGTACAACATT
This region of Mesorhizobium sp. C432A genomic DNA includes:
- a CDS encoding MarR family transcriptional regulator; the encoded protein is MTTKTETRASEVPADTAGRIAVPRLDQQLCFALYSASGLMTKLYRPLLDPLGLTYPQYLAMLALWQHAPSTVGELGEALGLDSATLTPLLKRMEAAGLVTRRRDPADERRVLVEPTAKGQALRARIKDVSAGLACAMPLEVEELKSLHRTLTGFVAKLREATSPS